In Oryza sativa Japonica Group chromosome 3, ASM3414082v1, one DNA window encodes the following:
- the LOC136355570 gene encoding uncharacterized protein, whose translation MPPVESLVLQFKGPEVWIEPMALPSPLSHLRKLFIANVPMIWDIFWIVALLDAAPVLESCHVHIDNTSEKMASWVDVQAQERQYHCLNELVGWQIGFVKHVVKASPWLRRVHLLDGHVVEDDEQVPGGLEVVPHRREWHECERSEVLDDLWDGISSPQLEIILN comes from the exons ATGCCGCCTGTAGAGAGCCTCGTTCTGCAGTTCAAAGGGCCTGAG GTGTGGATTGAGCCAATGGCTCTACCCAGCCCGTTGAGTCATCTCAGAAAGCTATTCATTGCAAACGTgccaatgatttgggatatATTCTGGATTGTCGCCCTCCTTGACGCCGCCCCTGTCCTGGAGTCATGCCATGTTCAT ATTGACAACACGTCGGAAAAGATGGCTTCTTGGGTAGACGTGCAAGCACAAGAGCGTCAGTACCATTGCCTGAATGAGCTGGTGGGGTGGCAAATCGGGTTTGTTAAGCATGTCGTGAAGGCGTCGCCATGGCTGAGACGGGTGCACCTGCTCGACGGGCACGTCGTTGAAGACGACGAGCAGGTACCTGGGGGCTTGGAGGTAGTCCCACATCGGCGGGAGTGGCACGAGTGTGAGAGGTCAGAGGTGCTCGATGACCTCTGGGATGGGATTAGCTCGCCCCAACTCGAAATAATTCTGAACTGA